One Fusobacterium russii ATCC 25533 genomic region harbors:
- a CDS encoding HD domain-containing protein translates to MGIIFISKIKQGISYITCKYDIKYDKEVKKILSDIEYEIFSEMSNYDKWHSYTLFKKIEKNELLSNNNLYLKLALLHDCGKGNASLFRRIKKTLIGDKILERHPLNAYEKLKSYNLELAHLCLIHHNLNVDNFMKEFQKLDDE, encoded by the coding sequence ATGGGAATAATATTTATTTCAAAAATAAAGCAAGGAATTTCCTATATTACTTGCAAGTATGATATAAAATATGATAAAGAAGTTAAAAAAATTTTATCCGATATTGAGTATGAAATATTTTCTGAAATGTCTAACTACGATAAGTGGCATTCATATACTTTATTTAAAAAAATTGAGAAGAATGAATTACTGTCTAACAACAACTTATATTTGAAATTAGCATTGCTTCATGACTGTGGAAAAGGAAATGCCTCTTTGTTTAGAAGGATTAAAAAAACTCTGATAGGTGATAAGATTTTAGAAAGGCATCCATTAAATGCCTATGAAAAATTAAAAAGCTATAATTTAGAACTTGCTCATCTATGCTTAATACATCATAATTTGAATGTAGATAATTTTATGAAAGAATTTCAAAAACTGGATGATGAATAG